Sequence from the Candidatus Poribacteria bacterium genome:
GAAAAAAGAAGCCATTGATTAAATTGCGACAACAAAAGCCTAATAGGACAGATATTCTCTGTTTTGTAGTGGTCTTAATCGGATGGATAGGAATCGCTATTTTACCTGTCGCCGCTGAAAACTACACTGGAGATTTTTTGACGAATGGTGTTGGCGGCAGAGCCCTCGGACTGGGGGGTGCTTACGTGAGCATTGCTGACGATGTAACCGCTACCTATTGGAACCCAGCCGGCATCGCGGGGATCCGCGATAATTATCAACTCTGTCTCATGCACGCCGCACGGCGTTCCGGGTTGGGCGCATTCAACTATATCAGTGGTACCACACAAGTCCTATCGAAACTCAATCTCGGATTGTCGTGGCTTCGCGCAGGGGTAGACGATATTCCTATCTATCCACTTATTCCGGCGTTCGATCCCAACATTACGCCAGAGGCACGACGCAACCTTGCGAAAAACCGACCCAGAGAATCTGATTTCATTCCAGCAGGTTACCTAAATGACAGCGAAAACGCCTATATTTTGACGCTTGCGACGCGTTGGGTCGTGAGTCAGTCGTGGTGGGATAATTTCGGAAGGGATTCACTGCCCCCGGAGTTTATGTGTGGTGTGAACACGAAATTGATTACGCAGAATTTGGATGGCGGTGAGCTTGATGCTTATAACTATGGAAGTTGGGGATACGGTTTTGATGCGGGATTCCTTGTTCGTTTGCCCGATTTCAATGCCCTTTTTAATGTAGAGGACTTCGGCAGTCTCGCCTTTGGGTTCAATCTTCAGGACATCTCGAAAACGACTTTAACGTGGAACACCGTGTCTGCCCCGAAAGAATCGATTCCAGCGAATTGGAATATTGGAGTCGCCTATACGAACAATCACCTTTTCAACCGGGAGATGATTGTTTCCTATCAATGGCAACAGCGTTACGGCGGACAATCGCATATCGGCATAGAATATCGCATCAGCGAACCGTTGGCACTCCGTGTCGGTTACCGAGACGACCGCATTACAAGTGGTGTCGGCATCCGGGTCCGCCAATTTCGACTCGATTACGCGCTCCTCCTTGGCGACCTAATCAGCACGCACTTCCTGAGCCTGTTGTGGCACTTTTAATTTTTTCTTACGGAGGAAGAACGGACGTTGAAACTAAATGTTCGGTCTTGACAAGTTTGGTTGATCGCGCAGCAAGATCAGGAGCGGTGCCAAGACCACTGGAATCATCACTAACCCATCAAGTACGATAGGCAGACCGTATTGATCTCCCAAAACACCGACGAATTTATTCAGTATTCCTCCGACACCCCACGCTGCCCCCATCATAAAACTCGACGCAATGTTCTCATGCCCGCGCAGGATCATCTGTGCTAAGATGATGTTAACGGTAATTGAACTTGAGAGCACGACGTTCCCCAAAAAGAGAAGTACAAGGAAACTTGGACCCTCAACGTGCAGTGAGGCATAAAGCAGTGGTGGCGACCCAAGGAGTGAAACCAACAACAGCACATAGGTGTTTACACGAGTGATGAGCCAACCACTCGACATGATACCCATGGAACCTGCGAAGATGAAAAGGGCAATCACAAGCGAACGCATCTGGTCGGTATAATTTTGGTCATCGAGATAGATAGATAGGAAATTTTCTAAGCCGACTGCCGTGACGGTTCGGAGTGCCGCAATAATAAATAGCACAGTGAGCGGTAGGAGATGTGGACGGGCAACAGTCCAAAAGGGTTCTTGCGGTCTCGGTGCCTCGTCTAACCTTCCACGCGGCGTCGCGGTGAGATCCAGCGACTTCTGGAATTGTAGCACTTTCGGCACCAACACCGCTAAAAGCACACCAGGTATCATTTCCCACACCAAGTATTCCAAGCCGAAACGATATGGAATGAACATCAGCACCAATGGACCGAGTGCCCGACCGATGTTACCGCCCGTTAGGAAAATGGAGGTACCCATACCTCTACCTTCTGCAGCGAGTGCGCCCGCATAAGTTGTCGCTTGTGGATGGAAGGCGGCGATGCCGAGTCCGCCTATCGCTAATAACAGATAGACGACGCGCGGCGAAGGGGCAACCCATAAAAGGCTTAAACCGATTGCGGTGAAACCGACACCAAACGTCAGGAAATGCACCGACCGGACCCGATCTGATAACCATCCGAAGAGTATCTGTCCGAGTGAACTGAAGACGCTGTAAATCGAGATGAAATTGCCTGCTAAACTGTTCCGTGTTGCGGCTGAGGTGGCTAACTTTGTCAGTAGGAGCGGTTGCAGATGCGATAAGAGGGTGGCGTAGGAGTCAAGGACAGTGTGGGATAACGTCAGAAAATAAAACTGTTTCTGAGAAGACGCTTTAGAAGGGTTTTGAGGGTTTTCCATGAGGTGAAATACGTACCGCTTTTCTGTGAAGATTAAGATAGTTTGTATTGTAAGATACATCCATCTAAAAAGCAAATCTTTTTTCCTGTAAATGCGATTCCTACACGGGCAGGCACAAGACCTGCCCCTACAACTGACAGACGACAGCCGATTGCCATTTCTTCTTGACAATTAAAATCTTCGCATATACTATGATACGCATCTCTGAAATAGAAAATATCCATAATACATACAGCGAGCGCGCCTTTGGATAAAAAGCAAATTCAACGGGTCACCAAAATCGGCTTACCGACGATCTTAGCAGCCGTTTTAGCTTACTTCCTCTTAAAAGAGATAGACATTCAAGAGATACCACGAACCCTGAGCCGATTGTCAATCAAGGCACTCGCTATCGGGTTTGGATGCTACTGCTTGTTAGTCTTCGCGAAAGCCCACCGCTTCCGAGCACTCCTGAACCTTGAGAGTGGTGTCCATCAGGTCTTTCCAATCTTGGCGATGCACACCTTTTGGGGCAATATCCTCCCGATGCGGACAGGCGATGTGTCCTATGTCTACCTGATGCAACGCCGTCAACAGGTGGATGCAACGCAGGGAGTCGCTTCGCTGCTGGTAGCAAGCCTGATTGATTTGGCACTACTGATGGGTTTGGTGGTCGCTACGGCGTGGCTCCTGCGCGATGCGCTTCGAGACACGTTCTCTGGCACGGTGCTCTATCTCATCCCGCTGCTGATGGGAGGAGGCTTGGTTGCCGTGGTTATTTTCGTCTACGCTGCGCCGCAAGCCTGTATGAGATTCACAGAAATGTGTGCGGGTCCCCTATTGGCACTTGAAAAGCGAGCCGTTTCGTGGACAGTCAATAAAATTTTGGCAGTGCTTCGGGAATTAACGACGTTCCGATCACATCGACGGTTCCTGGAGGTCTGGATATATTCTGTCTTGTGTCTCTTAATCCGTTTCGGATTTCAATGCTACCTCGTTACAGAGATGGGTGTTGACATTCCGATGACCGAGGTACTGTTCGCGCTCGCATTTACCAACGTCTTTAACCTGTTGCCCATTCAAACGGTCGGTAACTTTGGGACAACGGAATTCCCGTTCGTCTGGTTGCTAAACCATTTCGGCACATCTATAGAGTCTGCCACTGTCACTGGATTTAGTTTGCACATTCTAATTCTACTTTACTGTCTACCCTTAGGCGCGTCCGGGTTCTTGATGAAACCAAAGGAGCAATAAATAATATGAGAATCATCGATCCACATGTTCACGTTTGGAAAAACGATCCGCAGTTCCCATGGGCACCAGAGACAACAAGTCCACCGGAGGAAGATGCAACAGCAGAGATGCTACTCGATTTGATGGCGGCGAACGGTGTAGAGAAAACCGTTCTCGTTCAAGTTATCCATTACCGTTGGGATAACAGTTATGCCGCCGACGCGATGAAAAGGTATCCTGATAAATTCATGGGTGTCTGCCGAATCAACCCCGAAGATCCGGACGCGCCCGATCACCTCAGTCGTTGGACAGAGGAGGACGGTTTCCACGGTGTGCGGCTCAGTCCTTCCGTCGGTGAGGCAGGTGACTGGTTTGCGGGACCGTTGATGCCACCGATCTTCCGTCGTGCGGAATCCCTCGGTGTCCCGATGCTGATGCTCACAGGAGCCGAGCGATTGGTGGATCTCGTGCCACTCTTGGAACAGCACCCGGAGCTTGATGTTGTCATAGATCACATGGCAAGTTGCTCGCCGGACGCACCTGAAAAACTGGAATTATTACTGAACCTCGCACGCTTTCCCCGTGTCTACGTCAAAATAAGCCATACGTGGTCGATATCGCAAACGGGATACCCGTGGTCGGATACCTTTGAACAGGTTAAGCAGGTATATCAGGCATTCGGAGGTTCGCGGCTGATGTGGGGAACCGATTGGCCCGTCTGCCTCAGTCGAGCCAGTTATTCAGAGACCTTGTCGGTCGTCCGTGATGAGATGGATTTCTTCACACCTGAAGACCGAGAGTGGGTGTTGGGAAAAACCGCACTCCGTCTCTGGCAGTTTCAGGCATAATTTTCTCCTTGACAAATTTTTGCGCGTATGTTATCATAGAAGAATTAAGTTAAATAACGTATTCCCGTTCCCAACCCTCTACAAAAAACAGCACCGTGGCAAGGCACCACGCTTTACAAACCCCTATACGCTTTCACGGGTCAGGTTTCACCCTCACCTCATCCATACGGGAGGAAAAACGATGCCATTCTGTCCACAATGTAATGCTGAATATAAGATAGAAGTCTCGATGTGTTCAGATTGTCAAGTCCTGCTCGTGTCTCAACCCATACAGACCGAGGTTACGGAATATGGGGACTGGTACACGCTTGAATCCGTCCCCAATGAATTAGCGGGTAATATCCTCCAAGGTGTCTTGGAGGAGGACGGTATCCCTGCTCGCCTACGCTGTCATGAAGCCCCTAATTATGGTGGCGTGAAGGGCAATATCTGGCAATCCGAATGGGGCGATGTTCTCGTGCCAGCGAATCTACTTCCAGAAGCACGAGAGTGCCTTAAAGTCTATTTCGATTCACTACAGGACCGTTAAAATCCGCGGACAGGTTGTCATGAAAGCCGATCAACTCTACCTCTTTAAAGAAGCAAAGTCTCACAAATCTCACAGCCGTATGGCTGATAAGGTTCATGTAAGAGGGCATCGTCGGCGTAACGGGAGTTATGTCAAAGAGCATTGGCGGAGTCGACCTCACCGAAGGTTTGGCACTTTCAAACGGTTTAATTCAACAGAGGAGCAGCTTTCCTTCGTTGTCGATAGTGAACCCTCAGATTAACATACATTATAGTGAGACCTACAATTAACTATACATCAGAAAGCGGGTTACAAACCCCGCCAGCGAAGAAGAGGGAACTATTGTTCCCTAAAATGTCAACATATTTTCGGGTTTTACTATAATTGTCTGAATCAGGATTTTCAGGATTCAAGGATTTTCAGGATTATAGAACCTTCTTGATTGACAACTGATAGCCAATAAAGGCATATCTTCTCAGAAAAATGCTATGATCTACTTTTTCCGACGCTTGCGTGTATCCGCTTGGACGTTCCGATGCCTGCAAGCGCACACGATCTTACTGTTTCTCATTGCAACGACCACCCTCTTCAGCGATGTCTACCGTATCAAAAAAGGCGACACCGTCCTGATTGCGGTCATCGGACAACCTGAGTATACACACTCCGCACAGGTCCGTGAAGACGGCAGAATTAGTTACTTCGGTGGTGATCTTGACGTTGCTGGAGAGACAGTCGAGACGGTTAACCAACAGATTCGGGAGTTTCTCGTCTCAGAGAGTCTTGTCAGAAACCCCGTCGTCATGGTCTCACCGGTGCTACAAGAGAACGGCGTTTTCGTCGGTGGTGCGGTCACACTTCCGGGACGCTATCCAATTTCCCCAGAAACCGACATCGGTTTATACCGTGCCATCACACTCGCGGGTGGTATGGCGGAGAACGCCGATCACCAAGTCGTGCAATTAATCCGGACCGACACACCAGAAAAGGTCGAAGTCTACGATCTCTCACCGATTCACCCTTACCGTGATATCCGCGTCAATATCAACGATCTCGTGTTCGTTATGCCTCTGAGTGTCGTTGAAGTGCAAGGACAGGTACAGACCCCCGGCAAACTTTTTATTCGGGGAGAGATTAGCATTAAAGAGGCACTCGCTCG
This genomic interval carries:
- a CDS encoding MFS transporter yields the protein MENPQNPSKASSQKQFYFLTLSHTVLDSYATLLSHLQPLLLTKLATSAATRNSLAGNFISIYSVFSSLGQILFGWLSDRVRSVHFLTFGVGFTAIGLSLLWVAPSPRVVYLLLAIGGLGIAAFHPQATTYAGALAAEGRGMGTSIFLTGGNIGRALGPLVLMFIPYRFGLEYLVWEMIPGVLLAVLVPKVLQFQKSLDLTATPRGRLDEAPRPQEPFWTVARPHLLPLTVLFIIAALRTVTAVGLENFLSIYLDDQNYTDQMRSLVIALFIFAGSMGIMSSGWLITRVNTYVLLLVSLLGSPPLLYASLHVEGPSFLVLLFLGNVVLSSSITVNIILAQMILRGHENIASSFMMGAAWGVGGILNKFVGVLGDQYGLPIVLDGLVMIPVVLAPLLILLRDQPNLSRPNI
- a CDS encoding flippase-like domain-containing protein: MDKKQIQRVTKIGLPTILAAVLAYFLLKEIDIQEIPRTLSRLSIKALAIGFGCYCLLVFAKAHRFRALLNLESGVHQVFPILAMHTFWGNILPMRTGDVSYVYLMQRRQQVDATQGVASLLVASLIDLALLMGLVVATAWLLRDALRDTFSGTVLYLIPLLMGGGLVAVVIFVYAAPQACMRFTEMCAGPLLALEKRAVSWTVNKILAVLRELTTFRSHRRFLEVWIYSVLCLLIRFGFQCYLVTEMGVDIPMTEVLFALAFTNVFNLLPIQTVGNFGTTEFPFVWLLNHFGTSIESATVTGFSLHILILLYCLPLGASGFLMKPKEQ
- a CDS encoding amidohydrolase; its protein translation is MRIIDPHVHVWKNDPQFPWAPETTSPPEEDATAEMLLDLMAANGVEKTVLVQVIHYRWDNSYAADAMKRYPDKFMGVCRINPEDPDAPDHLSRWTEEDGFHGVRLSPSVGEAGDWFAGPLMPPIFRRAESLGVPMLMLTGAERLVDLVPLLEQHPELDVVIDHMASCSPDAPEKLELLLNLARFPRVYVKISHTWSISQTGYPWSDTFEQVKQVYQAFGGSRLMWGTDWPVCLSRASYSETLSVVRDEMDFFTPEDREWVLGKTALRLWQFQA
- a CDS encoding SLBB domain-containing protein; this translates as MIYFFRRLRVSAWTFRCLQAHTILLFLIATTTLFSDVYRIKKGDTVLIAVIGQPEYTHSAQVREDGRISYFGGDLDVAGETVETVNQQIREFLVSESLVRNPVVMVSPVLQENGVFVGGAVTLPGRYPISPETDIGLYRAITLAGGMAENADHQVVQLIRTDTPEKVEVYDLSPIHPYRDIRVNINDLVFVMPLSVVEVQGQVQTPGKLFIRGEISIKEALARAGGPTQEADLTTLVKVKKNGNLSEFNLSEQFWRSTPNGDASSSLSNGDVLFVPNVFKVEPIYVTGYVRTPGTQRVRGPLNLSQAVALSGGFEASANREEGLIHRRDGTTLTVPFTSTPADGTTQQILLYPGDVLEVQEKFQVNWGLVSTLGYILISGITLILNIAN